The Paraburkholderia acidisoli genome contains a region encoding:
- a CDS encoding Rrf2 family transcriptional regulator, which produces MNTSSRFAFAVHALSLLAQQEGAPLSSEIIAGSVNTNPALIRRLLTMLANAGLTTSQLGAGGGALLAREPAAISLLDVYRAVDDAQLFAMHREEPNPACMVGRHIQQTLRGVIDEAQRAMEASLAARTLAEVVDDISRSERKLERARAKRA; this is translated from the coding sequence GTGAATACGAGTAGCCGCTTTGCGTTTGCCGTCCATGCGCTCTCGCTGCTCGCGCAGCAGGAAGGCGCACCGCTTTCGTCGGAGATCATCGCGGGCAGCGTGAACACGAATCCGGCGCTGATCCGGCGTCTCTTGACGATGCTGGCCAACGCCGGCCTCACCACGTCGCAGCTGGGCGCGGGCGGCGGGGCGCTGCTGGCGCGCGAGCCGGCCGCGATTTCGCTGCTCGACGTCTATCGCGCGGTCGACGACGCCCAGTTGTTCGCCATGCATCGCGAGGAGCCGAATCCGGCGTGCATGGTCGGGCGGCACATCCAGCAGACGCTGCGCGGCGTGATCGACGAGGCGCAGCGCGCCATGGAGGCGTCGCTGGCCGCGCGCACGCTCGCGGAGGTCGTCGACGATATCTCGCGCAGCGAGCGCAAGCTCGAACGCGCCAGAGCGAAGCGGGCGTGA
- a CDS encoding SDR family oxidoreductase has protein sequence MNRFANQTVLVTGGSSGIGLAAAQAYAAEGARVIITGRDEAALETARKTLGEGALAWRNDAGSVDAARALAAAVRDAGVKLDAVFINAGVAKLAPFEQIDEALWDQTFDINVKGAYFQMQSLLPVLNEGAAIVLNGSINAHIGMPTSSVYAASKAALISFAKTLSAELLPRAIRVNVVSPGPVATPLYDKFGMNDAQREATAAAIRELVPLKRFATPEEVASTVLHLSAKESAFIVGTEVIVAGGMGQL, from the coding sequence ATGAATCGCTTTGCCAACCAGACTGTCCTCGTTACCGGCGGTAGCAGCGGCATCGGCCTCGCGGCCGCGCAAGCCTATGCGGCCGAAGGCGCCCGCGTCATCATCACCGGCCGCGATGAAGCGGCGCTCGAAACCGCGCGCAAGACGCTGGGCGAGGGCGCGCTCGCGTGGCGCAACGACGCCGGTTCCGTCGATGCCGCGCGGGCGCTCGCCGCCGCCGTGCGGGACGCGGGCGTCAAGCTCGACGCCGTGTTCATCAACGCGGGTGTGGCCAAACTCGCGCCGTTCGAGCAAATCGACGAGGCGCTCTGGGACCAGACCTTCGACATCAACGTGAAGGGCGCGTACTTCCAGATGCAGTCGCTGTTGCCGGTGCTCAACGAGGGCGCGGCCATCGTCTTGAACGGTTCGATCAACGCGCATATCGGCATGCCCACTTCGTCGGTGTATGCGGCGAGCAAGGCGGCGCTGATTTCGTTCGCGAAAACGCTCTCGGCGGAACTGCTGCCACGCGCGATCCGCGTGAATGTGGTGAGCCCGGGCCCCGTCGCGACGCCGCTCTACGACAAGTTCGGCATGAACGACGCGCAGCGTGAAGCCACCGCGGCCGCCATCCGCGAACTGGTGCCGCTCAAGCGTTTCGCCACGCCCGAGGAGGTCGCCTCGACGGTCCTGCATCTGAGCGCGAAGGAATCGGCGTTCATCGTCGGCACGGAAGTGATCGTCGCCGGCGGGATGGGGCAGCTGTGA
- a CDS encoding sensor histidine kinase — protein sequence MRLTTKGLLLIAIPALFELSLLAAIVKAEADAEAFERAGQHSQAVLAQAGRVLEPVLVESVQLRGAVAAGDAHYVTPVQMWMDVDRRIDQLVDLVSDNPAQVERAVQIRQAVQTYRQWSDRMQDMLHSGRRADLVERFRALTGADVLDRVRGQITSFQTEERRLDVSRVSAAVAARAQQQSLVMTAVIGSIVLVALAVGVFTRGVRWRLNALSDNANRLAAGEPLAPLSAGGDEIAQLDLTLHQISQRLIEAERLRIGFQADLARRADQLARINENLRQQTQENEMFIHGVSHDLRAPLVNLQGFSRELHHACDDLRKRVAASSLAPEARERIERVINEDIGEALRYLQSAVLRASHIIDALLRLARVGRVEYRRQRVNVQEMVQRVVDSMHGSIRTRGAQVSVRALPDVWGDPTALEQVFANLIGNALNYLDPAREGRVEIGAASAPPGVESLQIFYVRDNGLGIPEVGLPRLFQAFQRMHGNVAPGEGIGLALVRRVVERHGGRVWVESTEGEGTTFYLSLPDALASAPPAPGDADQLIDALERADTAMGGGAASAGGAQAKRGEHGEGALVAAAFSRPPTGL from the coding sequence ATGCGTCTTACCACCAAAGGGCTGTTGCTCATCGCGATCCCGGCGTTGTTCGAGCTGAGCTTGCTCGCGGCCATCGTCAAGGCGGAAGCCGACGCCGAAGCCTTCGAGCGCGCCGGCCAGCACAGCCAGGCCGTGCTCGCGCAGGCGGGGCGCGTGCTCGAACCGGTGCTGGTGGAGTCGGTGCAGTTGCGCGGCGCGGTGGCGGCCGGCGACGCGCACTACGTCACGCCCGTGCAGATGTGGATGGACGTGGACCGGCGCATCGACCAGCTCGTCGATCTCGTTTCCGACAACCCGGCGCAGGTGGAGCGCGCGGTGCAGATCCGCCAGGCCGTGCAGACCTACCGGCAATGGTCCGACCGCATGCAGGACATGCTGCACTCGGGGCGCCGCGCCGATCTCGTCGAACGGTTTCGCGCGCTCACCGGTGCCGACGTGCTCGATCGCGTGCGCGGCCAGATCACCTCGTTCCAGACCGAGGAGCGGCGGCTCGACGTCTCGCGCGTCTCGGCGGCGGTGGCCGCGCGCGCGCAGCAGCAGTCGCTCGTGATGACGGCCGTGATCGGCTCGATCGTGCTGGTCGCGCTCGCGGTGGGCGTGTTCACGCGCGGCGTGCGCTGGCGGCTCAACGCGCTCTCCGACAACGCCAACCGGCTCGCGGCCGGCGAGCCGCTGGCGCCGCTTTCGGCGGGTGGCGACGAGATCGCGCAACTCGACCTCACGCTGCATCAGATCAGCCAGCGGCTGATCGAGGCGGAGCGTTTGCGGATCGGGTTTCAGGCCGATCTCGCGCGCCGCGCGGATCAACTCGCGCGCATCAACGAAAACCTGCGCCAGCAAACCCAGGAAAACGAGATGTTCATTCACGGCGTGTCGCACGATCTGCGCGCGCCGCTCGTCAATCTGCAAGGCTTCTCGCGCGAACTGCATCACGCCTGCGACGACCTGCGCAAGCGCGTGGCGGCTTCGTCGCTCGCGCCCGAGGCGCGTGAGCGCATCGAACGCGTCATCAACGAGGATATCGGCGAGGCGCTCCGTTATCTGCAAAGCGCCGTGCTGCGCGCCTCGCACATCATCGACGCGCTGTTGCGGCTCGCGCGCGTGGGGCGTGTGGAGTACCGGCGCCAGCGCGTGAACGTGCAGGAGATGGTGCAGCGCGTGGTGGATTCGATGCACGGCTCGATCCGCACGCGCGGCGCGCAGGTGAGCGTGCGCGCGCTACCCGACGTGTGGGGCGACCCGACGGCGCTCGAACAGGTGTTCGCAAACCTGATCGGCAATGCGCTCAACTATCTCGATCCGGCACGCGAGGGGCGCGTGGAGATCGGCGCGGCGAGCGCGCCGCCGGGCGTGGAGTCGCTGCAGATTTTCTATGTGCGCGACAACGGTCTCGGCATTCCCGAAGTGGGCCTGCCGCGGCTCTTTCAGGCGTTTCAGCGCATGCACGGCAACGTCGCGCCCGGCGAGGGCATCGGCCTCGCGCTGGTGCGCCGCGTGGTGGAGCGGCATGGCGGCCGCGTGTGGGTGGAATCGACGGAGGGCGAGGGCACGACGTTCTACCTGTCGTTGCCCGACGCGCTGGCTTCGGCGCCGCCCGCGCCCGGCGACGCCGACCAGTTGATCGACGCGCTCGAACGCGCGGATACGGCGATGGGCGGCGGCGCGGCCAGCGCGGGCGGCGCGCAGGCGAAGCGTGGCGAGCACGGGGAAGGGGCGCTCGTGGCGGCGGCGTTTTCGCGGCCGCCCACTGGACTATGA
- a CDS encoding DJ-1/PfpI family protein: MAVKKILFLTGDFAEDYETMVPFQALQAVGHRVDAVCPGKKAGERIKTAIHDFEGDQTYTEKPGHQFALNASFDEIDAASYDALAIAGGRAPEYLRLNPKVIALVRHFAEANKPIAAICHAAQLLAAAEVIRGKRISAYPACAPEVRLAGGEYADIAIDSAVTDAPFVTAPAWPAHPEWLRQFLALLGTRIEP, encoded by the coding sequence ATGGCCGTCAAGAAGATCCTGTTCCTCACCGGCGACTTCGCCGAAGACTATGAAACGATGGTGCCGTTCCAGGCGCTGCAGGCCGTTGGCCATCGCGTCGACGCCGTGTGCCCCGGCAAGAAGGCCGGCGAGCGCATCAAGACCGCCATCCACGACTTCGAAGGCGACCAGACCTATACGGAAAAGCCCGGCCACCAGTTCGCGCTCAACGCGAGCTTCGACGAGATCGACGCCGCCAGCTACGACGCGCTCGCCATCGCGGGCGGCCGCGCGCCCGAATATTTGCGCCTGAATCCCAAGGTCATCGCGCTCGTGCGCCACTTCGCCGAAGCGAACAAGCCGATCGCCGCGATCTGCCATGCCGCGCAGTTGCTCGCGGCGGCCGAGGTGATCCGCGGCAAGCGCATTTCCGCGTATCCGGCCTGCGCGCCCGAAGTGCGGCTCGCGGGCGGCGAATATGCCGATATTGCCATCGACAGCGCCGTCACCGACGCGCCTTTCGTGACCGCGCCCGCGTGGCCCGCGCATCCCGAATGGCTGCGGCAATTTCTCGCGCTGCTCGGTACGCGCATCGAGCCGTAA
- a CDS encoding LysR family transcriptional regulator, whose translation MLSEEELALLDAIRETGSLSRAAARLNKAPSTVSHAARQLEARFDALLFDRRRYRLQLTPAGHLLAHEAGRLMQDVARMTQRVRQIASGWEDRLWIVTDEILEFELLMPVIRDFDALASGVKLRFTHEVLSGTWEALRDGRADLIIGATNEPPAIDGLQWFELGVMEWTFAVSPRHALAREPQPLPRERILSERGVAVADSARVTPGRAYGLLGGQDVLAVPSMRAKIQAQRAGLGVGWLPRRRVARLVERGELVEMTTASPREPNVLYVAWRGEHVGRALQWWIEMLREPRLAQRLVEGVALDA comes from the coding sequence ATGTTGTCCGAGGAAGAACTCGCGTTGCTCGACGCCATCCGCGAAACGGGCAGTCTGTCGCGCGCGGCGGCGCGGCTGAACAAGGCGCCTTCGACGGTCTCGCACGCGGCGCGGCAACTCGAAGCGCGCTTCGACGCGCTGCTGTTCGACCGCCGCCGCTACCGGCTGCAACTCACGCCCGCCGGCCATCTGCTCGCTCACGAAGCGGGGCGGCTCATGCAGGACGTCGCGCGCATGACGCAGCGCGTGCGGCAGATCGCGAGCGGCTGGGAAGACCGCCTCTGGATCGTCACCGACGAAATTCTCGAATTCGAATTGCTGATGCCGGTTATCCGCGACTTCGACGCGCTCGCCTCCGGCGTGAAACTGCGTTTTACGCACGAAGTGCTGTCCGGCACCTGGGAAGCGCTGCGCGACGGCCGCGCCGATCTCATCATCGGTGCGACGAACGAGCCGCCCGCCATCGACGGCTTGCAGTGGTTCGAACTGGGCGTGATGGAGTGGACCTTCGCGGTCTCGCCGCGCCACGCGCTCGCGCGCGAGCCGCAGCCGTTGCCGCGCGAGCGCATTCTGTCGGAGCGCGGCGTGGCCGTGGCGGATTCCGCGCGCGTCACGCCGGGCCGCGCCTACGGGCTGCTGGGCGGTCAGGACGTGCTGGCCGTGCCGTCGATGCGCGCGAAGATCCAGGCGCAGCGCGCCGGGCTCGGCGTGGGCTGGCTGCCGCGACGGCGCGTGGCGAGACTCGTCGAACGCGGCGAACTGGTCGAGATGACCACGGCGAGCCCGCGTGAACCCAACGTGCTGTACGTGGCGTGGCGCGGCGAACACGTCGGGCGGGCGCTGCAATGGTGGATCGAGATGCTGCGCGAACCGCGTCTCGCGCAGCGTCTGGTGGAGGGCGTCGCACTGGACGCCTGA
- a CDS encoding IclR family transcriptional regulator, translated as MTSALDPRGRHDATRDKDGAADEVTALARGLAVLRCIAAADAPLSNRELTELTGIPKPTLSRLTGTLVSTGFLARLPDSERFVLTSSVLELSNGFLRNSDIRSRARPFLTRLAERTALSVHLTVRDRLDMVVIDAIRPRTAVLVTRLEVGSRIDMGRTAVGRAYLASLDPDARAEVTAALQASAGNDWGFVGSRLDAAVAETAAQGYGLAIGEWYEGLNAIATAFAGPNDELYAINCGGASQQCPREWLIAHVAPLLRECVARIVAEIGGSVRL; from the coding sequence ATGACCTCTGCACTCGATCCGCGCGGCCGCCACGACGCCACCCGCGATAAAGACGGCGCTGCCGACGAAGTCACGGCGCTGGCGCGCGGGCTTGCCGTGCTGCGCTGCATCGCGGCTGCCGATGCCCCGCTGAGCAATCGCGAACTCACCGAGCTCACCGGCATACCCAAGCCCACGCTCTCGCGCCTCACGGGCACGCTCGTGAGCACCGGCTTTCTCGCGCGCCTGCCCGACAGCGAACGCTTCGTGCTGACGTCTTCCGTGCTCGAACTCTCCAACGGCTTCCTGCGCAACTCCGACATCCGCAGCCGCGCCCGGCCATTTCTCACGCGTCTCGCCGAGCGTACCGCGCTCTCCGTCCACCTGACTGTGCGCGACCGCCTGGATATGGTCGTGATCGACGCGATCCGCCCGCGCACCGCTGTACTCGTCACGCGGCTCGAAGTCGGCTCGCGCATCGACATGGGCCGCACCGCCGTGGGCCGCGCCTATCTCGCCTCGCTCGACCCCGACGCGCGCGCCGAGGTCACGGCCGCGCTGCAAGCCTCGGCGGGCAACGACTGGGGCTTCGTCGGCAGCCGGCTCGACGCCGCCGTGGCCGAAACCGCCGCGCAGGGCTACGGGCTCGCGATCGGCGAATGGTACGAAGGCCTCAACGCCATCGCCACCGCCTTCGCCGGCCCCAACGACGAGCTGTACGCCATCAATTGCGGCGGCGCCTCGCAGCAATGCCCGCGCGAATGGCTCATCGCGCACGTCGCGCCGCTGCTGCGCGAGTGCGTGGCGCGCATCGTCGCCGAAATCGGCGGCTCCGTGCGGCTCTGA
- a CDS encoding ammonium transporter, whose protein sequence is MDTLKTGTDTLFLLLGAAMVLAMHAGFAFLELGTVRKKNQVNALVKILVDFSVSTIAYFFIGYTLAYGVQFFSHADVLAEHNGYQLVRFFFLLTFAAAIPAIVSGGIAERSKFNPQLFATFVIVGFIYPFFEGMVWNNRLHFEDAMTHVFGVPFHDFAGSVVVHAFGGWVALPAVLLLGARHGRYTRDGRIAAHPPSSIPFLALGAWVLAVGWFGFNVMSAQTIDKISGLVAVNSLMAMVGGTLAAWFAGRNDPGFTYNGPLAGLVAVCAGSDIMHPLGALVTGAVAGVLFVYMFTCVQNRWRIDDVLGVWPLHGLCGAWGGIAAGIFGARWLGGIGGVSLGAQIVGTLAGIVIASVGGFVVYGALRVTVGLRIDQEDEYNGADLSIHKISATPERETVA, encoded by the coding sequence ATGGACACTCTCAAGACCGGCACCGACACGCTCTTTCTGCTGCTGGGCGCCGCCATGGTGCTCGCGATGCACGCGGGATTCGCGTTTCTCGAACTCGGCACCGTGCGCAAGAAGAACCAGGTGAATGCGCTCGTGAAGATTCTCGTCGACTTTTCGGTGTCGACGATCGCCTATTTCTTCATCGGCTACACGCTCGCCTACGGCGTGCAGTTCTTCTCGCACGCCGACGTGCTCGCCGAGCACAACGGCTATCAGCTCGTGCGCTTCTTCTTCCTGCTGACGTTCGCGGCGGCCATTCCGGCCATCGTCTCGGGCGGTATCGCCGAGCGCTCGAAGTTCAACCCGCAACTGTTCGCGACTTTCGTGATCGTCGGCTTCATCTACCCGTTCTTCGAAGGCATGGTCTGGAATAACCGCCTGCATTTCGAAGATGCGATGACGCACGTGTTCGGCGTGCCGTTCCACGACTTCGCGGGCTCGGTGGTCGTGCACGCGTTCGGCGGCTGGGTCGCGCTGCCGGCCGTGCTGCTGCTCGGCGCGCGTCACGGCCGCTACACGCGCGATGGCCGCATTGCCGCGCACCCGCCTTCGAGCATTCCGTTTCTCGCGCTCGGCGCGTGGGTGCTCGCGGTGGGCTGGTTCGGCTTCAACGTGATGAGCGCGCAGACCATCGACAAGATCAGCGGTCTGGTGGCCGTGAATTCGTTGATGGCGATGGTGGGCGGCACGCTCGCCGCGTGGTTCGCGGGCCGCAACGACCCGGGCTTCACGTACAACGGGCCGCTCGCCGGTCTGGTCGCGGTGTGCGCGGGCTCGGACATCATGCATCCGCTCGGCGCGCTGGTGACGGGCGCCGTCGCGGGCGTGCTGTTCGTCTACATGTTCACCTGCGTGCAAAACCGCTGGCGTATCGACGACGTGCTCGGCGTGTGGCCGCTGCACGGCCTGTGCGGCGCATGGGGCGGCATTGCGGCGGGGATTTTCGGCGCGCGCTGGCTGGGCGGCATCGGCGGCGTCTCGCTGGGCGCGCAGATCGTGGGCACGCTGGCCGGCATCGTGATCGCGTCGGTCGGCGGCTTCGTGGTGTACGGCGCGCTGCGCGTGACCGTGGGCCTGCGTATCGACCAGGAAGACGAATACAACGGCGCCGATCTCTCGATCCACAAGATTTCGGCCACGCCGGAGCGCGAAACCGTCGCCTGA
- a CDS encoding GNAT family N-acetyltransferase, whose translation MFDDFALTMSPDGEPDRASRGAGGTACAALASLAVRRYVPEQDAAELAALFRASIGTLAATHYDAAQREAWVSSADDLAAFGARLARGVTLVARNGGTAVAFAQLAPVDHVEMLYVAPAWARRGVGGALIAQLERIARASRASVLSVDASAISRPVFERAGFSLIASEAVLRDGVSLPRFHLCKPLTAANLSG comes from the coding sequence ATGTTTGACGATTTTGCACTTACCATGTCGCCCGACGGCGAACCGGACCGGGCGTCGCGCGGCGCTGGCGGCACCGCGTGCGCCGCGCTGGCCTCGCTCGCGGTGCGGCGCTACGTGCCGGAACAGGACGCCGCCGAACTCGCGGCGCTGTTTCGCGCCTCCATTGGCACGCTCGCGGCAACGCATTACGATGCGGCGCAACGCGAGGCGTGGGTATCCAGCGCCGACGATCTCGCGGCGTTCGGCGCGCGGCTCGCGCGCGGCGTGACGCTCGTGGCGCGCAACGGCGGCACGGCCGTTGCGTTTGCCCAGCTCGCGCCGGTCGATCATGTCGAGATGCTGTACGTCGCGCCGGCGTGGGCGCGGCGCGGCGTGGGCGGTGCGCTCATTGCTCAACTCGAACGCATCGCGCGGGCGTCGCGGGCCAGCGTGCTCAGCGTCGACGCGAGCGCAATCTCGCGCCCCGTGTTCGAGCGCGCGGGTTTTTCGTTGATCGCGTCCGAAGCGGTTTTACGCGACGGCGTATCATTGCCGCGTTTTCATCTGTGCAAGCCGCTCACGGCGGCGAATCTTTCGGGATAA